GGCATCAACTCCGGCGTGACTAACAGGGTGATTGCCCATGTCTCAAGGCGCCCCAGTGCCATGGGCGATCGCATTTCACCATCCTCTTGGCAGCTAACTTAAGAGCGTTGCCCAAATGCCAAAGGCTGGAGTCAGATCGGGTCTTGCAAGCAACAGAGTCGGCCAGTTGATGGCGCCATAGTCTTGCCCAGCTTGCAGAGGAAATTGTTGACCAGATAAAGACTGCCAGTCTGCCCCGAGCGCCTGGGCCAGCACCCAAACTGCCGCAATGTCCCAGACTTTTGGAGTTGCCTCCAGGGCACCGAGGGTTGTTCCCTCCAGCACCGTCAGAAAATTAGCAGTCGAGGCTCCCAGCATCCGAATTTTGCAGGGGAAGGGATCGGTTCGCCGTTGCAGCACGATCGCGCTGCGGGTGCAAAGGCTAAATAACTGATTCGAGCCCAAGGGAGTTTGTCGCAACTTCAGCGGCTGTCCATTACGTTCTGCCCAAGCCGCAGGCGCCAAGTCAGTCCCTGTAGTGCAGACGCCACAATAAAAGCGATTAAGCGGCGGCAGAGCGATCGCCCCAAACACAGGCAAGCCTCGGTAAAGCAACGCCAGAGAGATTCCCCACAGCGGAATGCCCTGGGCAAAGTTGGTGGTGCCATCCAAGGGATCAACCACCCAAGTCCAGTCTGACCCCCCAAAAGTTTGGTGGCTTTCTTCAGTCAGCAGGGCATGGTCAGGAAAAAGCTGAGTCAGGCGATCGCGCAGGGTTTGGTCGGCCCAGCGATCGGCCGCTGTAATCAAGCTCCCGTCTTCCTTTTCCGTAGCTTGGAGTGTCCCAAATTCCTCTAGGAGGCGATCGCCCACCGTTTGGCAGAGTGCTTCAATCGTTTGGGCGAGCGATCGCCAATTGGGTTGAGTCATCAGTCCAGCTCAGCTGCCAAGACATCACTGAGTCGAACACGGCTGTGCTGACGGAACTCCTGCACATTGACGCGACTGAGACAGGCGATCGCCACCAACATCCCCAGCGCTTGGACGGCAAAGACCAAGGCATAGGCTGGGAAGAGGGCCGCTCCTCCGGCTGCCAGTGCTTCCGCTGAAAGCCCTAATTTACCTAAGTCAAAAATTGCGCCGCCACTGACAGTCGCTATAGCGCGGGACAGGGCTTGCGCCAGCCCCCAAGCGCCGATAAAGGTTCCGGCTGTCTCAGCCAAGGTGAAATCGAGCATCAGAATGATTGAGCCACTCGTAGCGATCCCAGCACCGAGGCCAAACAGCACGATCGCCGATCGCAATAACGTCGGCCAAGGTCCCCAGCCCGCCGCAATGATCAGACAGAAGCAGAGGGCACTCAGTCCACAGCCAACTTGCGCAGTCCGTTCTTTCCCTAGTTTCGGCACCACCAAAAAGCCAGTCACTGCCGTGCCAATCAAGGTGCCAAAGCCCCAGTAGGCATTGAGCTGCGAGGATTGCCCGACACTGAAGCCAAAGACTTGACCGGCATAGGGTTCCAGAATCGCTTCTTGCAAGAAAAGACTGAAGG
The sequence above is a segment of the Synechococcus elongatus PCC 11801 genome. Coding sequences within it:
- a CDS encoding inositol monophosphatase family protein; this encodes MTQPNWRSLAQTIEALCQTVGDRLLEEFGTLQATEKEDGSLITAADRWADQTLRDRLTQLFPDHALLTEESHQTFGGSDWTWVVDPLDGTTNFAQGIPLWGISLALLYRGLPVFGAIALPPLNRFYCGVCTTGTDLAPAAWAERNGQPLKLRQTPLGSNQLFSLCTRSAIVLQRRTDPFPCKIRMLGASTANFLTVLEGTTLGALEATPKVWDIAAVWVLAQALGADWQSLSGQQFPLQAGQDYGAINWPTLLLARPDLTPAFGIWATLLS